The genome window CGCCGTAGGCATCGAAAAAGGCCCGACCGGAAAAGCTACGTCCATGAGACCATTTGATCTCCTGATAAGCATGGTATGAAAAATATCCCATCATTTTGCATAATGTAAGTTGCAAAATGACAGGTTATTTGATGTCGGAAGGCTGTCCTCGTTCATGGAGCAAGGATAAGGCCCGGCCGGTGATTTCCTGGTGGAATATTCGCCGACAGAAGTGTGTCGGCCCTGGTTCGGTCACCGGTTGGGAATCGGGACCCTGGAGATCAGGACCCGGTCGATGCGTGTGCCGTCCAGATCGACGATCTCGAAGTGGTGATCCTCCCAGTCGAATCCCCGGCCCATGGCCGGGGGCTCGCCCTGATGGGCCAGGACGAACCCGGCCAGGGTGTTGAAGGTCTGGCCTTTCAGGTGCATGGGCCGCTCGATTCCCAGCTTAGAGCGGACTTCATCCAGGGACATGAGCCCGTCCAGGAGCCAGGAACCGTCGGCGCGCCGCACGGCCGCCGGCTCGTCATGTTTTTCCGGGACCGGGATATGGCCGACGATGGCCTCCAAGATGTCGTTAAAGGTCACCACTCCCCGGGGTTCGTTGTTTTCATCCACGACGAGGACGAAGTGCATGCGGTCCTTGCGGCGGAAAAGTTCCAGAAGGTTCAAGGCCCTCATGGTTTCCGGGACAAGTTCCAGGGGGTGGAGATGGGCCTCGAGGCCCTGGTTTTTCCCTTGGACGAGATCGCCGATGTATTCCTTGGCCTTCACGGCCCCCAGGACGCCGAAGGGTTCCCTGTGGGCCACGGGAAAACGGGAGTGGGGGTTCTGGAGGATGGTCTTCAAGATCTTTTCCTCGGAGTCGTCGCTGTACAGCCAGACGATCCTGGCATGGTGGGTCATGAGGGCTCCGACTTGCAGGTCCCCGAGGCGAAAGATGCGTTCGACCATGTTCCTCTCGGCGTGCTCCACCTCCCCGTAGATGACGGCCTCGCGGATGAGCCCCCGGATGTCC of Deltaproteobacteria bacterium contains these proteins:
- a CDS encoding HlyC/CorC family transporter yields the protein MPDFVLEILFVGLLILVNGFFALSEMALVAARKVRLKARAALKLKACPDRFLSAVQIGITLVAILTGAFSGATMAGRLQAYLLDLGLPEAYARPLGLGLMVVPVTYLTLIVGELVPKKLAVSYPERMAGLTAPAMSLFMRLAMPVVHVLSGSTRAVVGLLRIAPREEPKVTEEDIRGLIREAVIYGEVEHAERNMVERIFRLGDLQVGALMTHHARIVWLYSDDSEEKILKTILQNPHSRFPVAHREPFGVLGAVKAKEYIGDLVQGKNQGLEAHLHPLELVPETMRALNLLELFRRKDRMHFVLVVDENNEPRGVVTFNDILEAIVGHIPVPEKHDEPAAVRRADGSWLLDGLMSLDEVRSKLGIERPMHLKGQTFNTLAGFVLAHQGEPPAMGRGFDWEDHHFEIVDLDGTRIDRVLISRVPIPNR